The following are encoded in a window of Oncorhynchus nerka isolate Pitt River unplaced genomic scaffold, Oner_Uvic_2.0 unplaced_scaffold_1213, whole genome shotgun sequence genomic DNA:
- the LOC135569078 gene encoding gastrula zinc finger protein XlCGF26.1-like isoform X2 → MSPGTDRRGPATPLSLVPLCFLQGSCFLGSFSWPLCFYICIACSLGISGDHVETFSTSREHQQEDHIAKRSHHCTHCEEIFPFLSKLKIHLKIHTGEKLYSCSECRKCLKTSTKLKVHQRTHTGEKPYSCSECGASFSQLGTLKQHERIHTGEKPYSCSYCGKSFSQLGTLHKHERIHTGEKPYSCSDCGACFSHQNNLKRHEHMHTGEKPYSCSVCVKCFKTSTALKVHNGTHRAEKPFFCSDCGKSFSRRDTLKQHEHIHTGKKPYSCSDCGACFSYRNNLKRHEHMHTGEKPYSCSDCGRSFSQLGYLKRHERLHAGEKPYSCSDCGMSFSERGTLKQHERIHKGEMPYSCSECGKCFKTSKSLKLHLRTHTGEKPYSCSECGASFSQLGTLKQHERIHTGEKPYSCSDCGACFSQRNNLKRHEHMHTGEKPYSCSECGASFSERGTLKQHERIHKGEKPYSCSDCGKSFRQLGTLKQHERIHKGEKPNSCSDFEKSFSQE, encoded by the exons atgtCACCCggtacagacagaagaggaccGGCCACCCCtttgagcctggttcctctctgtttcctccaAGGTTCctgctttctagggagtttttcgtggccattgtgcttctacatctgcattgcttgctctttggggattTCGG gagaccaTGTTGAGACATTCTCTACATCCAGAGAGCATCAGCAGGAAGATCACATTGCAAAGAGGTCTCACCACTGCACACATTGTGAGGAGATTTTCCCATTTCTATCAAAGCTAAAAATACACCtaaaaatacacacaggagaaaagcttTACTCCTGCTCTGAATGTAGAAAATGCTTGAAAACTTCAACTAAACTAAAAGTTCAtcaaagaacacacacaggagagaagccttactcctgctctgaatgTGGGGCGAGTTTCTCTCAACTGGGTACCTTAAAACAACATgaacgtatacacacaggagagaagccttactcctgctcttactgtggaaagagtttctctCAACTGGGTACCCTACACAAACATGAACGTATACACacgggagagaagccttactcctgctctgactgcggGGCTTGTTTCTCTCATCAGAACAACTTAAAACGTCATGAACATatgcacacaggagagaagccttactcctgctctgtctgtgtAAAATGCTTCAAAACGTCAACTGCGCTAAAAGTTCATAATggaacacacagagcagagaagcctttcttctgctctgactgtggaaagagtttctctCGTCGGGATACCTTAAAACAACATGAACATATACACACAGGaaagaagccttactcctgctctgactgcggGGCTTGTTTCTCTTATCGGAACAACTTAAAACGTCATGAACATatgcacacaggagagaagccttactcctgctctgactgtggaaggAGTTTCTCTCAACTGGGCTACCTAAAAAGACACGAGCGTTTACAcgcaggagagaagccttactcctgctctgactgtggaatgAGTTTTTCTGAACGGGGCACCTTAAAACAACATGAACGTATACACAAAGGAGAGatgccttactcctgctctgaatgTGGAAAATGCTTCAAAACATCAAAATCACTAAAACTTCATcttagaacacacacaggagagaagccttactcctgctctgaatgTGGGGCGAGTTTCTCTCAACTGGGTACCTTAAAACAACATgaacgtatacacacaggagagaagccttactcctgctctgactgcggGGCTTGTTTCTCTCAACGGAACAACTTAAAACGTCATGAACATatgcacacaggagagaagccttactcctgctctgaatgTGGGGCGAGTTTCTCTGAACGGGGCACCTTAAAACAACATGAACGTATACAcaaaggagagaagccttactcctgctctgactgtggaaagagtttccgTCAACTGGGTACCTTAAAACAACATGAACGTATACACAAAGGAGAGAAGCCTAACTCCTGCTCTGACTTTGAAAAGAGTTTCTCTCAGGAGTAA
- the LOC135569078 gene encoding gastrula zinc finger protein XlCGF26.1-like isoform X3, protein MASVKLEDCSQTLELNVNIKDEEEEEKIGESVSHGDHVETFSTSREHQQEDHIAKRSHHCTHCEEIFPFLSKLKIHLKIHTGEKLYSCSECRKCLKTSTKLKVHQRTHTGEKPYSCSECGASFSQLGTLKQHERIHTGEKPYSCSYCGKSFSQLGTLHKHERIHTGEKPYSCSDCGACFSHQNNLKRHEHMHTGEKPYSCSVCVKCFKTSTALKVHNGTHRAEKPFFCSDCGKSFSRRDTLKQHEHIHTGKKPYSCSDCGACFSYRNNLKRHEHMHTGEKPYSCSDCGRSFSQLGYLKRHERLHAGEKPYSCSDCGMSFSERGTLKQHERIHKGEMPYSCSECGKCFKTSKSLKLHLRTHTGEKPYSCSECGASFSQLGTLKQHERIHTGEKPYSCSDCGACFSQRNNLKRHEHMHTGEKPYSCSECGASFSERGTLKQHERIHKGEKPYSCSDCGKSFRQLGTLKQHERIHKGEKPNSCSDFEKSFSQE, encoded by the exons atggcatcagtgaagctggaagactgcagtcaaacactggagctgaatgtcaacattaaagatgaagaagaggaggagaagattgggGAATCTGTTTCTCATG gagaccaTGTTGAGACATTCTCTACATCCAGAGAGCATCAGCAGGAAGATCACATTGCAAAGAGGTCTCACCACTGCACACATTGTGAGGAGATTTTCCCATTTCTATCAAAGCTAAAAATACACCtaaaaatacacacaggagaaaagcttTACTCCTGCTCTGAATGTAGAAAATGCTTGAAAACTTCAACTAAACTAAAAGTTCAtcaaagaacacacacaggagagaagccttactcctgctctgaatgTGGGGCGAGTTTCTCTCAACTGGGTACCTTAAAACAACATgaacgtatacacacaggagagaagccttactcctgctcttactgtggaaagagtttctctCAACTGGGTACCCTACACAAACATGAACGTATACACacgggagagaagccttactcctgctctgactgcggGGCTTGTTTCTCTCATCAGAACAACTTAAAACGTCATGAACATatgcacacaggagagaagccttactcctgctctgtctgtgtAAAATGCTTCAAAACGTCAACTGCGCTAAAAGTTCATAATggaacacacagagcagagaagcctttcttctgctctgactgtggaaagagtttctctCGTCGGGATACCTTAAAACAACATGAACATATACACACAGGaaagaagccttactcctgctctgactgcggGGCTTGTTTCTCTTATCGGAACAACTTAAAACGTCATGAACATatgcacacaggagagaagccttactcctgctctgactgtggaaggAGTTTCTCTCAACTGGGCTACCTAAAAAGACACGAGCGTTTACAcgcaggagagaagccttactcctgctctgactgtggaatgAGTTTTTCTGAACGGGGCACCTTAAAACAACATGAACGTATACACAAAGGAGAGatgccttactcctgctctgaatgTGGAAAATGCTTCAAAACATCAAAATCACTAAAACTTCATcttagaacacacacaggagagaagccttactcctgctctgaatgTGGGGCGAGTTTCTCTCAACTGGGTACCTTAAAACAACATgaacgtatacacacaggagagaagccttactcctgctctgactgcggGGCTTGTTTCTCTCAACGGAACAACTTAAAACGTCATGAACATatgcacacaggagagaagccttactcctgctctgaatgTGGGGCGAGTTTCTCTGAACGGGGCACCTTAAAACAACATGAACGTATACAcaaaggagagaagccttactcctgctctgactgtggaaagagtttccgTCAACTGGGTACCTTAAAACAACATGAACGTATACACAAAGGAGAGAAGCCTAACTCCTGCTCTGACTTTGAAAAGAGTTTCTCTCAGGAGTAA
- the LOC135569078 gene encoding gastrula zinc finger protein XlCGF26.1-like isoform X1, producing the protein MASVKLEDCSQTLELNVNIKDEEEEEKIGESVSHGLELSLRPVTSTVTTNPACLSPSTLSPNPQSLGPDCDSGAQFALQDPEMASVKVEDYSQTLELNVNINDEEEEEKIGKSVNHGDHVETFSTSREHQQEDHIAKRSHHCTHCEEIFPFLSKLKIHLKIHTGEKLYSCSECRKCLKTSTKLKVHQRTHTGEKPYSCSECGASFSQLGTLKQHERIHTGEKPYSCSYCGKSFSQLGTLHKHERIHTGEKPYSCSDCGACFSHQNNLKRHEHMHTGEKPYSCSVCVKCFKTSTALKVHNGTHRAEKPFFCSDCGKSFSRRDTLKQHEHIHTGKKPYSCSDCGACFSYRNNLKRHEHMHTGEKPYSCSDCGRSFSQLGYLKRHERLHAGEKPYSCSDCGMSFSERGTLKQHERIHKGEMPYSCSECGKCFKTSKSLKLHLRTHTGEKPYSCSECGASFSQLGTLKQHERIHTGEKPYSCSDCGACFSQRNNLKRHEHMHTGEKPYSCSECGASFSERGTLKQHERIHKGEKPYSCSDCGKSFRQLGTLKQHERIHKGEKPNSCSDFEKSFSQE; encoded by the exons atggcatcagtgaagctggaagactgcagtcaaacactggagctgaatgtcaacattaaagatgaagaagaggaggagaagattgggGAATCTGTTTCTCATG GACTAGAATTAAGTCTGAGGCCGGTAACATCAACAGTAACGACAaacccagcctgcctctctccttccacactgagtccaaacccacagtcactgggtcctgattgtgacagtggagcccagtttgcACTGCAGGATCCAGAAATGGCATCAGTGAAGGTGGAAGACTAcagtcaaacactggagctgaatgtcaacattaacgatgaagaagaggaggagaagattgggAAATCTGTTAATCATG gagaccaTGTTGAGACATTCTCTACATCCAGAGAGCATCAGCAGGAAGATCACATTGCAAAGAGGTCTCACCACTGCACACATTGTGAGGAGATTTTCCCATTTCTATCAAAGCTAAAAATACACCtaaaaatacacacaggagaaaagcttTACTCCTGCTCTGAATGTAGAAAATGCTTGAAAACTTCAACTAAACTAAAAGTTCAtcaaagaacacacacaggagagaagccttactcctgctctgaatgTGGGGCGAGTTTCTCTCAACTGGGTACCTTAAAACAACATgaacgtatacacacaggagagaagccttactcctgctcttactgtggaaagagtttctctCAACTGGGTACCCTACACAAACATGAACGTATACACacgggagagaagccttactcctgctctgactgcggGGCTTGTTTCTCTCATCAGAACAACTTAAAACGTCATGAACATatgcacacaggagagaagccttactcctgctctgtctgtgtAAAATGCTTCAAAACGTCAACTGCGCTAAAAGTTCATAATggaacacacagagcagagaagcctttcttctgctctgactgtggaaagagtttctctCGTCGGGATACCTTAAAACAACATGAACATATACACACAGGaaagaagccttactcctgctctgactgcggGGCTTGTTTCTCTTATCGGAACAACTTAAAACGTCATGAACATatgcacacaggagagaagccttactcctgctctgactgtggaaggAGTTTCTCTCAACTGGGCTACCTAAAAAGACACGAGCGTTTACAcgcaggagagaagccttactcctgctctgactgtggaatgAGTTTTTCTGAACGGGGCACCTTAAAACAACATGAACGTATACACAAAGGAGAGatgccttactcctgctctgaatgTGGAAAATGCTTCAAAACATCAAAATCACTAAAACTTCATcttagaacacacacaggagagaagccttactcctgctctgaatgTGGGGCGAGTTTCTCTCAACTGGGTACCTTAAAACAACATgaacgtatacacacaggagagaagccttactcctgctctgactgcggGGCTTGTTTCTCTCAACGGAACAACTTAAAACGTCATGAACATatgcacacaggagagaagccttactcctgctctgaatgTGGGGCGAGTTTCTCTGAACGGGGCACCTTAAAACAACATGAACGTATACAcaaaggagagaagccttactcctgctctgactgtggaaagagtttccgTCAACTGGGTACCTTAAAACAACATGAACGTATACACAAAGGAGAGAAGCCTAACTCCTGCTCTGACTTTGAAAAGAGTTTCTCTCAGGAGTAA